The sequence below is a genomic window from Sphingobacterium sp. ML3W.
ACTCATTTTACATCCCCTATCCGACGTTATCCCGACGTTATGGTACATAGGCTCCTAGCTTACTACCTTGATGGCGGAAATAAAATCAATGCCGATCATTACGAGAAGATGTGCGAACATACTTCACAGATGGAAAAGAAAGCAGCGGAAGCAGAACGCGCTTCGATCAAATACAAACAAGCAGAATTCCTTCAAGAGCAAATTGGAACTGAATACACAGGTATTATCTCTGGCGTGACAGAATGGGGTATGTATGTGGAAATTCAATCAAATAAATGTGAGGGAATGATCAGGCTTCGCGATATTAACGACGATTTTTATGTCTTGGATGAAAAAAACTTTGCCATCATTGGGCAACGTAAGAAAAAGAAATATCAATTGGGTGATGAAGTACAGATTAAAGTCAAAAAAGTTGACCTTGACAAACGCCAGATTGACTTCACCTTAATAAGCTAAACTAAGTTTATCAAAAAAAGAAATTTCCGCCTCCAAATAAGATGAGACTTTTTGGAGGCGTATCTATTGCATAAATGAACACTAACCATCCAAATGTCGCAACATCTCATCGGTAAAATGTTCCATATGCCTGCCCTGTGTAAACCGCACAGCATTATAAACTCCAGACTCTCCCTTTGGAATAGATAAGGATCTCCAGTTATTCCCTTTCATCATTTTTCCCAGCATCACAATCTGTCCCACATGATAAGGATAATGTGCCAACTGTCTATTAATAGCCTCTATAACAGTATGCCCTTGATTCCGAATATGAACGATCTTACTCAAATCATCAAACTCTAGGGTTTTCAAAGTAGCAAACAGATTTTCCCACGCTTCATTCCATTCTAGAAACAACCTTGTTTTGTCTTCGTCTATCAACTCGAACTCAGCATCCCGGTTACGCCATTCTTTTTCACCATCCGAAGTCAAAAAATCCGTAAAACGAGACCTCATATTTCCGGAAATATGCTGGATAAGAACAGCAACACTGTTACTCTCCTCATTGTAACGCCAAAACAACTGGCTATCACTCAACTGATTCAAAGTACTATCAACTAACTGCTTATAGTACAAAAACAATCTCTGAACATCCTCTAAGTAATTCATATACATAGGTTTACATCTTTACAAAAGCAACAACACCCACACTGTGCTGAATGAAACTTAAATTTAGCTAGAATAAATGACTTTTTTCTAGCTAGCATAAAAAAGCTGACATTGAGCTGAAAAATCACACTGATAATATGCAACTTCACTAAAAGATTAATCGCCTACCTTGTTCTGGGAAAATATAATTTAAAGCTAAAGGGTTATCCTCCATCAACTCCCGCTTAATCTCTTCAACTTGACCGGCCTCAGGTTTCATGTGCGTGATGACAACGTTCAGCTCTCGTAAAGCCTCTTTTCCCGTAAATTGAGCTAACTTTTCCATTTCTTCACTTAAAAGTGCAGGAGTCAAATGGCCAAAAAGTAGTTTTTCAGATTGTGCATTCGGAAATGACACTTCGATCATCAATGCCTTTAGTTGCTTAGCTATTACAATTGGTGCAATAGCTTTCCATAAGTATTCCAAATCTTTGGTTCCCTCCACACGATCCGCACCAGTATCTCCTAAGTATAATACGGAAGATCCCGCTATACTTACCAAAGCTGCAGAACTTCTCATTGGACTCACATGACTCAAATCAAAAGCCTGTATCGTCATATTGGTGTTTTCTACTGAATCCACCTCTCCTAGATACAATCTTTTATATCGATATTTACGAATAGGCAGGGTTCCTTCATTTCCAAAATTAGCCCAAGTAGCATCAATGAAATAATGATTTTTCAATACATCGATCATCCCTGGTGTTGCATAGATACTTTTAGGAGCATCAGCAGGTGCATTAATTATCATACCCGCCAAATGGTCTAAATGCCCGTGTGATATAAAATAGCCCTTAATATAATCCTTCAACACCCTGGAAGCTGGCTCATTGAATGTTTTTAATGCAATTGCTTTTCTAATACCCGCATTAATAGTCCCTCCATCCAATGCTAAATATGCATTATTTTGGTATTCACCGATTAAATAGGAAGAAAGATTATCTTCATGATTACCTCCATAAACACCTAACGGAACGACTTCAAAAGTTTGACTATAAGCCGTAGTACAGAATAACATCATAGCAAGTAGAACCGTCTTTCTCATTTCCATATATCTTATTTAAAAAAACAAAATTACCATAAAAACAATAAACATATTTTAAAGTTTCCTGCGGGTAGTCAGAAAATAAGATGATTGAGATTTTAATAGGGGAAATAAATTATTTTGCCCAGATTTGCAACCTACATCAACGAGAAAAAAAAATGAAATTTAGAAATGACATAGGAGCATTGCGTGCTTTAGCAGTATTAGCAGTAGTTTTTTTCCATTTCAAAATTCCTTACTTCGACGGTGGGTTTAGCGGAGTGGACATCTTTTTCGTCATCTCTGGATATCTAATGACAAAAATCGTGCTTTCTGGATTCGAAAAACAAAACTTCTCCTTTAAAGAGTTTTATATAAAGAGAGCCACCCGAATCATTCCAGCTCTGCTATTCCTCCTTATTGGGGTAATCTTAATAGGAGGTTTTATTTTACTTCCCAACGACTTACAGCAACTTGGAAACAACTCCTTCTTCAGTAGCCTCTTTATTTCCAATATCGATTACTATCTCCATAGTGGATATTTTGACATTGCATCCCAGAACAACATACTGCTACATACCTGGTCACTATCCGTTGAATGGCAATTCTATCTTTTGTTTCCAATATTGCTTTATCCCTTTAGAAATAGCTATTCAGATAATAAAATAAGGTTTATCGTCTTTTTTAGCAGCCTCACAGCAATATCCGTGGCGTTCAACCACTATTTCAATAATACAAACCCATCTTTCAGCTTTTACATGTTCCCAACTAGAGCTTGGGAGATGCTCATTGGCGGGCTTGCATTTCTGACCGAGGGACATATACGAAAATCCATAACTTCCCCTTTAAGGAAAATATTAGCTTTTCTTGGATACTGTACCCTGATCACATGCATTCTCACTCTGAACGAGGAAAATATCAGCTGGCCTTCTTACTATACCCTCTTTCCAGTTGTTGCGACATTCTTGATTATCGTGACACAGTGTGATTTCAAAGTATTGGCTTTTAAACCTATCCAGTGGATAGGAAAACTATCTTACTCTTTATATTTATGGCATTGGCCAATTTACGTATTTTCCATATACCTGGGTTTGAACAAACCCTTCATCACCCTACCCATATTTGTCCTTTCGCTTGCTTTAGCCTGTTTATCATATTATTTCATTGAATCCAATAAAAAATTCAATAAAATTCGCTTCACACTGACCTGCACTTCGGGCGTCGTGGCAGCAGCAGCATTAGTCATGTTATTTCCATACAAAGAATTAAAAACAAATAAGGAGATACAGCACCTCACCAATTATAATACAAATTACCGAAAACACGATCTTGCCAAACAATTTAGAAAGGGCAGTTGTCACCTTGATATTGATAACACCTTCGATCAATACGATGTTGAGTTCTGCGCAAGTATTGATACCACTAAAAGAAATATTCTCCTTCTTGGTGATAGCCATGCGGGCGTTTTTGCACAGAGCCTAAAAGAACAGTTAGCAACAGAAGATGCTCACCTATTGCAAGCAACCGTTTCGACCAGCTACCCCCTTCTAGACCCAAAAGGGCCAAAAGCCTCTTGCGAACTGATCAATTACATGTATCAATCATTTATTCCTAAAAATGCTAAAGATATAGACGAGGTCATTCTCGTTGGATTTTGGGGATCGCAACAATACCCAGATGAAACCTTAAAAATCAAACTGCGAGAAGTAATACAATACTTCAAGGACAAAAAAATCCCACTCAAGATGATTGGGCAAACACCAAGTTACACCATCATCTTTCCAAACATATTGGCTTTGCAATTAAAAAACAGTAGTATAAGAGAAAAGAATTACGTCGAAGCAAGGTCTACACATATCAATAATTTTCTCAAGACGTTCGTCTCAGAAGATATTTATATCGACATTTATAATTTACCTGATGTAAAAAAATACAATGGCCAAGACCCATATATGCATGATGACGACCACTTATCCAAATACGGAGCCGATCAAATTGTTCGCTATTTATTAAGAAACAAATTGATTTAGATGCTAAGTGCAAGATTCTCAATCAAAATGTGGAAAACTAATGGTCGATGTATTTCGATTTAACAATAAAATGGTTATCTTTGCGAACTTATAATAATTTAAGGAGTAAATTAAATAACAAAATCAGGTAAATGCCTACTATTCAACAATTAGTTAGAAAAGGTAGAGTAGCTCTGGTTGACAAGAGTAAGTCACCAGCGTTGGACTCATGTCCACAGCGAAGAGGTGTATGTACACGTGTATATACTACTACCCCTAAAAAACCAAACTCAGCAATGCGTAAAGTAGCTCGTGTACGTTTAACAAACGGTAAAGAGGTTAACGCTTACATCCCAGGAGAAGGTCACAACTTACAAGAACACTCAATCGTTTTGATTCGTGGTGGTCGTGTTAAGGATTTACCAGGTGTACGTTACCACATTATCCGTGGTGCATTAGATACTTCAGGTGTAGCAGGTCGTAACCAACGTCGTTCTAAATACGGAACTAAGCGTCCTAAACCAGGACAAGCAGCGGCTGCGCCAGCAAAAGGTAAAAAGAAATAATTAAACGGAGGAAAGAAAAATGAGAAAATCAAAACCAAAAAAGAGAATCATTTTACCTGATCCAAAGTTTAACGACACTCAGGTAACTCGTTTTGTAAACAACATGATGTATGATGGTAAAAAATCTACAGCATATGAAATTTTTTACAATGCGATTGAATTAGTAGAGCAAAAAACTAGCGAAAGTGGTTTAGAAGCTTGGAAAAAAGCTTTAAACAACGTTATGCCAGCTGTAGAGGTTAAATCTCGTCGTGTTGGTGGTGCTAACTTCCAAGTTCCTATGGAAGTTCGTCCTGAGCGTAAAATTGCTTTGGGTATGAAATGGTTAATTTCATATTCACGTAGACGTGGTGAGAAAACAATGTTTGAAAAATTAGCAGGAGAAATCATTTCAGCTTCTAAAGGTGAAGGTGCTGCTGTTAAGAAGAAAGAAGATACGCATAAAATGGCGGAAGCTAACAAAGCGTTCTCACACTTCAGATTCTAGTTTTGAACTTACACACACAAATATGATTACACCGATCTTAGGTAAAAGACTATTCTTTTACCTGGATCGGTGTACTTATTTAGACAGAAAAATATACGGTCCTTCCGGGGCTTAGTGCTAAAAAATATTATGGCAAGAGATTTAAAATTAACTAGAAATATTGGTATCGCTGCACACATCGATGCTGGTAAAACTACAACAACCGAGCGTATCCTTTTTTATTCTGGTGTAAGCCATAAATTAGGTGAGACGCACGAAGGTTCAGCAACAACTGACTGGATGGCACAAGAGCAAGAGCGTGGTATCACAATTACTTCCGCTGCTGTTACTGTATTCTGGAACTACCGTGGAAAGAAATACAACGTTAACGTTATCGATACTCCTGGACACGTGGATTTCACGGTTGAGGTAAACCGTTCATTACGTGTATTAGACGGATTAGTATTCTTATTTTCTGCAGTTGATGGTGTTGAGCCTCAATCAGAGACTAACTGGAGACTTGCTGATAATTACAAAGTTCCACGTATTGGTTTCGTAAACAAAATGGACCGTTCAGGTGCTGATTTCTTGAAAGTTGTGAAACAAGTAAAAGAAATGTTAGGCTCTGATGCTGTTGCTTTGCAATTACCTATCGGTGCTGAAGATAACTTCGAAGGTGTTGTTGATTTAATCAACAACCGTGGTATCGTTTGGAATGAACATGATAAAGGTATGACTTTTAGAGAAGTGCCTATTCCAGCAGATATGTTAGACGAAGTTGCTGAATACCGTGAAAAGTTATTAGAAGCAGTAGCTGGTTATGATGAGTCATTGATGGAGAAATTCTTCGAAGACCCTAATTCATTAACAGAAGCTGAAATCTTGAAAGCTTTACGTGCAGCAGTATTAGATAATGCTATCGTTCCTATGGTTTGTGGTTCATCTTTCAAAAATAAAGGTGTTCAAACAATGCTTGACTTCGTTATGGAGTTATTACCATCACCAATGGATTCAGAAGGTGTAGTTGGTACTAATCCTGACACTGGTGTAGAAATTCTACGTAAACCAGATGTTAATGAGCCATTCACAGCATTAGGTTTCAAAATTGCTACTGACCCATTCGTAGGTCGTCTATGTTTCATCCGTGCTTACTCAGGTAAGTTAGATGCTGGTTCTTATGTATTGAACACGCGTTCAGGCAACAAAGAACGTATCTCTCGTATTTTCCAAATGCATGCGAACAAACAAAACCCTATCCCTTTCATCGAGGCTGGTGATATCGGTGCTGTTGTTGGTTTCAAAGATATCAAAACAGGTGATACTTTATGTGATGAAAAACACCCTATCGTGTTAGAGTCAATGAATTTCCCTGAGCCAGTAATCGGTTTAGCTATTGAGCCAAAAACTCAAGCTGACATTGATAGATTAGGTATTGGTCTTGGTAAATTAGCTGAAGAAGATCCTACATTCGTCGTTAAAACTGACGAAGAAACTGGTCAAACAGTTATCTCTGGTATGGGTGAGCTTCACTTAGATATCTTAATTGATCGTTTGAAACGCGAATTCAAAGTTGAGGTTAACCAAGGTGCTCCTCAAGTAGCATACAAAGAGTCTATCACTGGTACTTCTGAGCACCGTGAGGTATTCAAAAAGCAATCAGGTGGTCGCGGTAAATTTGCGGATATCAAAGTTGTGATTTCTCCAGCTGATGCAGATTACGATTTAAGTAAATCACCTCTTCAATTCGTCAACGAAATCGTTGGTGGTAAAATTCCAAAAGAATTTATCCCTTCAGTTCAGAAAGGATTTGAAGTATCAATGAAAAACGGTGTATTAGCAGGTTTCCAATTATCAGGAATGAAAGTTCGTTTGATTGATGGTTCATTCCACGCAGTCGATTCAGATTCATTATCTTTTGAATTAGCAGCTCGCTCTGCATACCGTGAGGCATTACCTAAATGTTCTCCAGTGTTAATGGAGCCTATCATGAAAGTGGAGGTTTTGACACCAGAAGAAAACATGGGTGATGTAATGGGTGACTTAAACCGTCGTCGTGGTTTAATGCAAGGTTTGGATACACGTAATGGTGCTCAAGTTATTAAAGCATTAGTTCCACTTTCGGAAATGTTTGGTTATGTAACTCAATTACGTACTATCACTTCGGGTCGTGCAACTTCTACAATGGAATTTGATCACTATGAAGAGGCTCCACGTAACGTTACAGAAGATATCGTTGCAAAAGCAAAAGGTAAATTAAAAGGAGAATAATCCTTTCTAATATAAAAGTAAACCGATCTCCTGTTGATAATAGCTCTAACGGGAGATCACTTTAAACAAAAACAGAAATGAGCCAAAGAATCAGAATCAAATTGAAATCATACGATTACAATTTAGTTGACAAATCAGCTGAGAAAATCGTAAAAACAGTAAAACCTACAGGTGCAGTTGTTAGTGGTCCTATTCCATTACCTACTGAGAAAAAAATCTATACAGTTTTACGTTCTCCACACGTTAACAAAAAAGCGCGTGAGCAATTCCAATTATGTTCATACAAGAGATTGTTAGATATTTATTCATCTAACTCTAAAACTGTTGATGCATTGATGAAACTTGAATTACCTTCAGGTGTTGAAGTAGAAATCAAAGTGTGATAGAATTGCACTGATTGAAACAAGAAAGGCTTCTAATTTAAATTAGAAGCCTTTTTTGTTTCCTATCTATGAAAATTCATTTGGATCAATCAGAACTATGAAATATACAATAGAGCTAAGCACCATCAATGAAGCAGCTAACCGTCTTACGTGCCTCAAAAAAGCCTGTCTAAGAAGATGGTTACATAGGTCTATAAACACCATTAATCATAACCGAACCTTTCGATACCTTTGAAGTATTAATAATAGTCTTATTGATTCTTTTTAGGACTCATTGATTTAAGTATCTTCGAATACGTATTCCCTTTATTATCTTCCTCACCAAGTAAGAATCCCCAAGGTTTCAATTCTTTAACACGATCCATGACAATTTTACAAATGGCCAAGATTGGGATAGCTAGAAACATACCCGAAATCCCCCAAATCAACTCTCCCACAATAATCGCCATCATCGCAAATAACGAGTTAACTTTCACTTTAGACCCTACTACTTTCGGGACAATAAAATTACTATCAATCAGATGGATAATAATCAAGGCAACGATTACGACCAAGACATGTGTAAATGTTGATGTCGCAAATGTAAGCAGCGCTATGACTAAGATTGATGTGAAAATACCAATATATGGCAACACATTGAATACGCCCGTGATAATGGCTAACAGAAGGCTGTATTTCACTCCTATGATACTCAAAGCTGCAAATACTAGCGTAGATACAATGAGCATCTGCAACAATAAACCTATCAAGTATTTTTTAACGACATATTGCACTTGCCCGACAACATCCAATACAATATCATGGTGCTCTTCATTATTGAGCAGCAAAAGAAAACGGACGATGTGACTACGATAAATCAACAAGAAAAAGGTGTAAAGAAAAGTAAATACCAATAAAATAAACAGCGATGATAAAGAGAGTAAGGCTGTACCCAATAGCAGTGTTCCACTATCCAGTGATTTGGAAGCCGTTTTATTTATAATATCCATTTGCTCATTATGCATCACTCCAAAATGGTCTGTAACCCAAATTTGAACATTTTGAAAGCCCGCCAAAATTTGTTCTTTAAAAGCTGGCCAATCGTCTTTTATCATGGACAATTGTGAAGCAAGCATGTAAAACCCAAAACCAACAAAACCAAAGAAAAGCAAAACCGTCACAATCCCTGCAACAGTTCTTGGAAATTTCAATTTCTTTTCAAAAAAATTACTGACGGGAACCAAAAGCAATGCTAAAAGTAATCCTAGAATAAAGGGCACTAATATAGTTGCCCCTATCTTAGCAAGATATCCTAAGGTAATAATAGAAATTAACGTACAGGTTAATTTTATATAAAATGGCAAGGCCAAAAACTTCGTCATAATATCCAATATTTATAAACGTAAAACAATAATACTAAAGTAAAGTTTTACAGGGCAATAAAGAAGCCCTTGCTATAAAAGCAAGGGCTTAATTTTAAAAGATTTTAGTTAAAATCGTAAGCGGTTATATTAAATTCCGAATCCAAGACCTATTGACCAAACACGGTTTTTTGCCGTACCATTTGGTCTCGGATCTAAGTTAGTCAAACCTAGGCCATAACCTGCATTAATTTGAAAACCACTAGTCAATTGATAACCCGCCAAGAAATTTACACCAAAATCTGTACGTTTTAAATCATCAGTTGCATCACTGCCAAAATTAATGTCTCTATCTCCTTTAATAGCTCCATCCAAAACTTCTCCTTTACGCTTTCCACTTAAACCAAATCCAACATATGGACCGGCTCCAACAAAGAAATTACCTGCTCCACCTGTAGGCAGCTTAACAACTAAATTTACCGGAATATCAAGAGACATAACGCTTTCTTTAGTTTCACTTGAAGAAGTCGGCTCCCATTTCCCTCCTTTATTTTGTAAAGATAATCCTGGCTGGATGGAGAAATTTGGTGAAATAGGCGCATCTAAATATCCTGTTACAAAGAAGCCTGTATTTGATTTTGTACTCCCATCATTTATAGAATATTTAGGAATGTTTACCCCCGCACGGAGCCCATATCCTAATCCACTTTGTGCTTGAGCACCAGCAGCCAATAAAAATGCTGCACCTAATGTTAGTAATAACTTTTTCATCGTTCTATTTTTTAATAAGCGTTTTTATAAACATTGCAAGATACACGCCAAATCAATAAAACCCTATTAGTCAAGCTGATATTGAACTCCCATGATTAGTTACTACTGTACAAAATAATAGACAAGTATTACGCGATTGATACATAGCTTGCAGACATCTAAATAACTTATAAAAATAATTTCAAACAAAACAGCTTGATAATGATTTGTTTAAAAAATAATTACACAATAGTCTTTGTTAATCCAAATATTAATTTTACTTTTGCATTCCCTCAGGGGAACAAATAGGGTCGGATGGCCGAGTGGCTAGGCTGAGGTCTGCAAAACCTCCTACAGCGGTTCGAATCCGCTTCCGACCTCGTTTTATTGAACAATAAAAAAATTTATCAAAATGGGAGTTACACGTTTAAAAAGAAAAGATAGAAGAAATAAAACCACTTCACGTGTTGAGGTTCAATTCTTAAGTTTAGGTAGTAATATTGAACTTGGTTCAAGATCTAGAATGAAGAAGTCAAATCAAATCGTTAAAAACGATGCTATCTTAAGCCAATTAGTTTCAGAAGCTAAATAGGTCTAAAAAATACTAAAAGGAATAGCGTTGTAAATTACAACGCTATTCCTTTTTAAGGATGTCTACCAACTGGTGGACTTTTTCTTTTGATGTGCTAAAGATAGGTTCGTTCATTCCAGCGACCTCTGCACGATCAAATATCATTTGCGATGATATTGTTTCTTTTGCCGAGCTATGAATAGCCGTCACACCTGTAGCTTTTAAAATCATTTCCATATTACTGCTATCCACGCCAGCACCGGGCATGATAACAATTCTACCTGCAGCATGCGCAACTAACTGCTTCAATAAGGCAACAGCATCTTCCGCTCTATTTTGCAATCCTGATGTCAATACACGACCTATTCCTAATCCAATCAGGACATCTAAGGAAGTAAATGGATCAACGCATTTGTCAAATGCACGATGGAACGTCACGTGCATCGGTCTAGCAGCCTCTACCAATGCTTTAGTTCGCTTTACATCAACAGTCCCATCCTTACACATAACTCCTATAACAACACCGTCACAGCCCTCCTTTTTACAGAATTGGATATCAGCTAATATTTCCTCAAATTCCAAATCAGAGTAAACAAAATCTCCACCCCTTGGACGAATCAGAACATGTATCCCAATATCTACCAATCTTCTCGTCTGAACAATTTGACCATACGAAGGCGTAGTCCCGCCGTTCTCTAAATTTTGACATAGTTCAACTCGTGTCGCTCCTCCCTGTGCTGCATA
It includes:
- a CDS encoding DUF1572 family protein; the encoded protein is MNYLEDVQRLFLYYKQLVDSTLNQLSDSQLFWRYNEESNSVAVLIQHISGNMRSRFTDFLTSDGEKEWRNRDAEFELIDEDKTRLFLEWNEAWENLFATLKTLEFDDLSKIVHIRNQGHTVIEAINRQLAHYPYHVGQIVMLGKMMKGNNWRSLSIPKGESGVYNAVRFTQGRHMEHFTDEMLRHLDG
- a CDS encoding MBL fold metallo-hydrolase; the protein is MEMRKTVLLAMMLFCTTAYSQTFEVVPLGVYGGNHEDNLSSYLIGEYQNNAYLALDGGTINAGIRKAIALKTFNEPASRVLKDYIKGYFISHGHLDHLAGMIINAPADAPKSIYATPGMIDVLKNHYFIDATWANFGNEGTLPIRKYRYKRLYLGEVDSVENTNMTIQAFDLSHVSPMRSSAALVSIAGSSVLYLGDTGADRVEGTKDLEYLWKAIAPIVIAKQLKALMIEVSFPNAQSEKLLFGHLTPALLSEEMEKLAQFTGKEALRELNVVITHMKPEAGQVEEIKRELMEDNPLALNYIFPEQGRRLIF
- a CDS encoding acyltransferase family protein, giving the protein MKFRNDIGALRALAVLAVVFFHFKIPYFDGGFSGVDIFFVISGYLMTKIVLSGFEKQNFSFKEFYIKRATRIIPALLFLLIGVILIGGFILLPNDLQQLGNNSFFSSLFISNIDYYLHSGYFDIASQNNILLHTWSLSVEWQFYLLFPILLYPFRNSYSDNKIRFIVFFSSLTAISVAFNHYFNNTNPSFSFYMFPTRAWEMLIGGLAFLTEGHIRKSITSPLRKILAFLGYCTLITCILTLNEENISWPSYYTLFPVVATFLIIVTQCDFKVLAFKPIQWIGKLSYSLYLWHWPIYVFSIYLGLNKPFITLPIFVLSLALACLSYYFIESNKKFNKIRFTLTCTSGVVAAAALVMLFPYKELKTNKEIQHLTNYNTNYRKHDLAKQFRKGSCHLDIDNTFDQYDVEFCASIDTTKRNILLLGDSHAGVFAQSLKEQLATEDAHLLQATVSTSYPLLDPKGPKASCELINYMYQSFIPKNAKDIDEVILVGFWGSQQYPDETLKIKLREVIQYFKDKKIPLKMIGQTPSYTIIFPNILALQLKNSSIREKNYVEARSTHINNFLKTFVSEDIYIDIYNLPDVKKYNGQDPYMHDDDHLSKYGADQIVRYLLRNKLI
- the rpsL gene encoding 30S ribosomal protein S12, which produces MPTIQQLVRKGRVALVDKSKSPALDSCPQRRGVCTRVYTTTPKKPNSAMRKVARVRLTNGKEVNAYIPGEGHNLQEHSIVLIRGGRVKDLPGVRYHIIRGALDTSGVAGRNQRRSKYGTKRPKPGQAAAAPAKGKKK
- the rpsG gene encoding 30S ribosomal protein S7 produces the protein MRKSKPKKRIILPDPKFNDTQVTRFVNNMMYDGKKSTAYEIFYNAIELVEQKTSESGLEAWKKALNNVMPAVEVKSRRVGGANFQVPMEVRPERKIALGMKWLISYSRRRGEKTMFEKLAGEIISASKGEGAAVKKKEDTHKMAEANKAFSHFRF
- the fusA gene encoding elongation factor G encodes the protein MARDLKLTRNIGIAAHIDAGKTTTTERILFYSGVSHKLGETHEGSATTDWMAQEQERGITITSAAVTVFWNYRGKKYNVNVIDTPGHVDFTVEVNRSLRVLDGLVFLFSAVDGVEPQSETNWRLADNYKVPRIGFVNKMDRSGADFLKVVKQVKEMLGSDAVALQLPIGAEDNFEGVVDLINNRGIVWNEHDKGMTFREVPIPADMLDEVAEYREKLLEAVAGYDESLMEKFFEDPNSLTEAEILKALRAAVLDNAIVPMVCGSSFKNKGVQTMLDFVMELLPSPMDSEGVVGTNPDTGVEILRKPDVNEPFTALGFKIATDPFVGRLCFIRAYSGKLDAGSYVLNTRSGNKERISRIFQMHANKQNPIPFIEAGDIGAVVGFKDIKTGDTLCDEKHPIVLESMNFPEPVIGLAIEPKTQADIDRLGIGLGKLAEEDPTFVVKTDEETGQTVISGMGELHLDILIDRLKREFKVEVNQGAPQVAYKESITGTSEHREVFKKQSGGRGKFADIKVVISPADADYDLSKSPLQFVNEIVGGKIPKEFIPSVQKGFEVSMKNGVLAGFQLSGMKVRLIDGSFHAVDSDSLSFELAARSAYREALPKCSPVLMEPIMKVEVLTPEENMGDVMGDLNRRRGLMQGLDTRNGAQVIKALVPLSEMFGYVTQLRTITSGRATSTMEFDHYEEAPRNVTEDIVAKAKGKLKGE
- the rpsJ gene encoding 30S ribosomal protein S10 → MSQRIRIKLKSYDYNLVDKSAEKIVKTVKPTGAVVSGPIPLPTEKKIYTVLRSPHVNKKAREQFQLCSYKRLLDIYSSNSKTVDALMKLELPSGVEVEIKV
- a CDS encoding AI-2E family transporter produces the protein MTKFLALPFYIKLTCTLISIITLGYLAKIGATILVPFILGLLLALLLVPVSNFFEKKLKFPRTVAGIVTVLLFFGFVGFGFYMLASQLSMIKDDWPAFKEQILAGFQNVQIWVTDHFGVMHNEQMDIINKTASKSLDSGTLLLGTALLSLSSLFILLVFTFLYTFFLLIYRSHIVRFLLLLNNEEHHDIVLDVVGQVQYVVKKYLIGLLLQMLIVSTLVFAALSIIGVKYSLLLAIITGVFNVLPYIGIFTSILVIALLTFATSTFTHVLVVIVALIIIHLIDSNFIVPKVVGSKVKVNSLFAMMAIIVGELIWGISGMFLAIPILAICKIVMDRVKELKPWGFLLGEEDNKGNTYSKILKSMSPKKNQ
- a CDS encoding porin family protein codes for the protein MKKLLLTLGAAFLLAAGAQAQSGLGYGLRAGVNIPKYSINDGSTKSNTGFFVTGYLDAPISPNFSIQPGLSLQNKGGKWEPTSSSETKESVMSLDIPVNLVVKLPTGGAGNFFVGAGPYVGFGLSGKRKGEVLDGAIKGDRDINFGSDATDDLKRTDFGVNFLAGYQLTSGFQINAGYGLGLTNLDPRPNGTAKNRVWSIGLGFGI
- a CDS encoding copper homeostasis protein CutC; this translates as MGKEISINGYELEICSNSPQSACYAAQGGATRVELCQNLENGGTTPSYGQIVQTRRLVDIGIHVLIRPRGGDFVYSDLEFEEILADIQFCKKEGCDGVVIGVMCKDGTVDVKRTKALVEAARPMHVTFHRAFDKCVDPFTSLDVLIGLGIGRVLTSGLQNRAEDAVALLKQLVAHAAGRIVIMPGAGVDSSNMEMILKATGVTAIHSSAKETISSQMIFDRAEVAGMNEPIFSTSKEKVHQLVDILKKE